Proteins from one Gossypium raimondii isolate GPD5lz chromosome 8, ASM2569854v1, whole genome shotgun sequence genomic window:
- the LOC105793165 gene encoding uncharacterized protein LOC105793165 produces the protein MCKRFEDDLNEDIKLLVGILEIKEFMVLVKRACKAEELGKEKRKTDFEARDSLNGRACFKCGSLDHFIRECPKLANQDIMQNTRPINTAARGRPPETRVISEARAPARAYATHTHREEASSVDVITGTFTLYDTTVIALIDSGSTHSYVCETLLSSKTLLVESTEFVIRVSNPLGKCVLIDKVGKNCPLMIQDFCFPTDLMLLSFDKFDIILGMDWLTLQDAIVNCKQKMIDLKCQNNEIIRIELDALNGLPAMISSMLA, from the exons ATGTGCAAAAGATTTGAAGACGATTTGAATGAAGACATTAAGCTGTTAGTCgggattttggaaataaaagagtttatGGTACTGGTCAAGCGAGCATGCAAAGCTGAAGAACTTgggaaagagaaaaggaaaactgactttgaagctagagattc ATTGAATGGCCGGGCTTGTTTCAAATGTGGATCATTAGATCATTTCATCCGTGAATGTCCTAAGTTGGCCAACCAAGATATAATGCAGAATACAAGGCCGATTAACACTGCagctagaggtagaccaccAGAAACACGGGTAAT ATCTGAAGCCCGCGCACCTGCCAGAGCTTATGCTACTCACACTCATCGTGAAGAAGCTTCATCTGTAGATGTTATTAccggtactttcactctttatgatactactGTGATTGCATTGATAGATTCAGGatcaactcattcttatgtatGTGAGACTTTATTATCCAGTAAGACTTTGCTTGTAgagtctactgaatttgtgattagagtatcaaacCCCTTAGGCAAGTGTGTTTTAATAGATAAAGTGGGCAAGAACTGTCCGCTGATGATTCAAGATTTCTGCTTTCCGACCGATTTGATGTTGTTGTCTTTCgataaatttgatataattttgggtatggattggttaacatTGCAAGATGCTATTGTAAACTGCAAACAGAAGatgattgatttgaaatgtcagaataaTGAGATTATCCGGATTGAATTAGATGCTTTGAATGGTTTACCGGCAATGATTTCTTCGATGTTAGCTTGA